The DNA sequence atatcTCGATTTGttagattttgattttttttaaataattttagttatCTCTTTTTAGGttttgaatatttatttttattgaattttgtgaTTTAATTAGTGTctactaattttaatttgattaagTAATATGATTAgtgtcaatttttgtttttttttttcttctatttattagCTCAAAAATGTTGAAGAAGGAATTGGATAATTGATAAAATTGTATGTTTTGTTTTCTGATTGCAGTCAGAAAGCGTGAAATGATTAAATGAAGGTGGTTCTTCTGCATCACCCTTAGGCCCATCACCACATGCTTCCACGTTCTTTGATTAGATGTAGCTAGGTATAGTAGTAATATAGGTACTCTTCATTTCAATGTCTGTCTCCTTCTTTTTTCCACGTGAACGGGTGAACTCGGGATTTTTTgctgaaataaaaaaaaaaaattatttaaaaggtGAGTAAGTTTATGATATAATTGAGATTCATATAAGCTAACCTTGTTATATGTTGGGTATTGTATATCTTCTAAGATAGGCTCACTGATAATGAAATTAAGAACATCAAGGACCCTGCTATGGCATTACCTTCTATTGAATGTATAAAATGAGAGACACgtgtttaatattttaaagttaGGATATTATATATGTGGTAAAAAATTGACAGCTCAAGCACCATTATTGAATTGAGATTTGAATCACCTAGATTTGCTTTTGTTGTAGCAGTTGCCAGTATTGTCATTAGCATCCAAAACAGATTGGTATAATTTTTGGTAATTTTTGTTGTGGCATTGGACCATACACGTTTTATGTACATTGTGTACGCATCTTATTTATGAATTTATAAGCATTCGTAGActacttttaattttctataaGTTGAGGGCTTGAGGTAATgcgtatttaatttttttaatcaatcgtGATGCAATTTCAATTGTTGAATCGAGACTGTTGCTGGCAAAGCTTAACCTTTTATATTCTTAAATCATACCCAATCAAAAGAGATTGGACCAACTTTAAAGTTGAAACATGGCATACATAGTGTGTTCTACAACAACTTCAAATTTCATCCACCGAAGTGCTTAATAATTACAACTCAGTCTTCCGATAAATGAATAATATACATTTAGTAATGTATTTCTATCATAAAAACGGCCTTTGATTAGATATAGGTGGTAATATAGGTAGCCTTCATTTCAATGTCTGTCTCCATCTGATATGTTGGAAAATACGGCTATtagatcaatttcatgcttTATTAGATCGATCGCATAGCATGAAGATGATGTTGCATGTTCCTCTCTTTagtctttatttattttttcttacgTGGTAAAAGAAACACATTAACAATAGAGTGATGTTTACCCACATTTAATAATGATGTTTATGGATTggaaagaaaaactaaaataatgTGAAACAAAATGAATGGTGTGGGAGTCAAATAATACaaccaataaattaaatttaaaatttaaaatcaaatttcattaaaattaaataaaaaaaagcttTTGAAAGGCAGTGGGTGTCCAAACCGACGTGCAGCGGTCACTATGGTACCCTACGATAGGCTGGACGAGCACAGAGCATTCCACTTATTGGTCCACAGAACAAGATGTAAGCAGCCCAAGTGTGTGGGATACCAAGCAGCTGGACGTAGCGTGTCAGCAAGATGCGCTGTAAGCCCATCCAAACTGAACACCGGCGGCGATAGAGAACTTGGCTTCGGTGGTAGTGCGGGCTGGTTCTCTAAGTGGAGAGAATTAGATAGAAGGATTGTGGTTGTATTTGGTGGAGGATGTGTTTGAAAGAGCTTCAATTCAACTAGTGTGTGTGTGCAGTTGAGGGGAAGCTATGTGGGGGAGAAAGAAAGGGTATGTTAAGGTAATCTAATAGTTTAAATTTGGATTCTGATCTATCATAATGGCTTAGAGCATGATTTCAATTTGAAAAAGTAAAgtagacaataaaaatattaaataatgtgaacaataaatatattagatgttcattttactaggtgtatgaataattattttaacattaaaatttagataattaatttggaggtgtagtgtatttttatttgattggtgattgttcatattgttcaagATAGTCATTATTTACCTACACTAATGTCGTTAGAAAGCTCTAGTAGGGTTTCGCCTCAAGAAGATGATCAGGTGCAACGAAGCACCAAAAAAGTCAAAGATCGTTCATCATTGGATCTCAACCAACATGTAGATAACATGGAAGTAGCTGATGAGATTCTCTCGAAAGTCCATGAAGAGACCAAGATCTCCTACAAAGCTTTCTTGCTATCAACACCAGGAATTAGTACAAAAGATCATTCCTTTCTTACCAATGAGATTGAGGAAGATACTCCTAATCCGGAAGATCGGTGGTATATGGAGGAAGGTGGCCCTTCTGAGGGCGAGAAGCCCTTTGACCCTTGTCCGGTCATTCCGATCTCTAAGGAGGAATTCAATGAATAGTGTAAACCATGGAAAGCAGCACTTATTGTCAAAGTTCTTGGCAAAAGAGTGCACCAAGGCTTCATAGAACAACGTCTAAATAGAGACTGGGTTAAAAAAGGTAGGATTAATATTATTGATATGGATCGTGACTATTTCTTGGTTCATTTTTTAGATGAGGAAGATTACACTCATGCTCTTCTTGGAGGACCTTGGATGATTGCCGGACATTATCTTATTGTTCAAAGATGGAGgcctttctttctctcttctgaGAATGCAGTCAGGAAAATAGCAGCATGGATACGTATTCCAAACCTACCTATTGAGCTATATAACCACCATTTTCTGTGGCGTGTTGGATCCACCATTGGAAATATGCTCAAGATCGACAAAACTACGTCTATTTAATCAAGAGGGAAGTTTGCTAGAATATGTGTGGAAATCGATTTATCTAAAAAACTTGTACCACGAATCTCGGTCATGGGAAATATTCTTAACATAGAGTATGAAGGGCTCCACCTCATCTGCTTCTCGTGTGGAAAATATGGGCACAGGGCTGATCAGTGCAGTGAAGGTGTTGCGACCAAGGACGTTCAGCCGAGAACGGGAGTCTCCGGGGAACCAACAGTGGATATGGAAAGTCATGATTTGTGCGATAATCAAGGCATGAAGGAAAGCCAAGATAACAATAGTAGGCTCAATCAGGATCCCCCTGACTTTGGTCCGTGGATGATGGTGAGGAGGCAAGTCCGGAAGAAACAGGGAAGAATCTCGTCTGATTTAACTAAATCCGTTCCTTCTAATAATAACCTTCTCATTGTGGAAGATGCTACGGATGATATAAGGCAAAAAGTGGAAGGTGGATCCATGTTTGATATCTTAAATGTGGAAGAGAATAATTGTCAAAATGAGCCTTGTGAGAACTTGTGTTCACAAGCCACCATGCAGGTTGGGCTTGATCCAAAGGAAGCCCAAGAAAGACCTATCAAATCTAATCTTGGCCAAAAAAAGGTTTTAAGGCCAGGAGCAAGTAAAAACCCACaagcaaataaaaaaaatcctacCATAAGAATTGGGCCAATTTTGCCCAAGAAAGGCTTTAAGACTAAAGCAAAGGTCCAAGAAAAGAACTCTATCCTTCCTGAAGCTTCTGTAGTAATGCAAAATAGAATTTCTTCTTCCAGGAACCCCGAGACcgaattgaaagaaaaagagatcTTGAATCGTATGAGGGAAATTGAGAAACAACAATGGGAAGCCTTTGACATGACAAAGAGAGTGAATGTGCTATTTGAAGATAACATTGCGAAGAGTGAATTCATGTGTGATCATTCGAGTAAGCGGCCCCTCTCAGTGAAGATGAAGGGAAAGAACGTGGAGGTGGAGTCACCGAAGAAACCCCCGGATCTCAGCACGGGGGTCCCGTCTTCAAACAACAAACTAAAAGAGCAAGTCTCTCAATGCCAATCCAAATCGGATAACAAAGGGGGTTCCAACCGATCCTCTTAATGGTGTTGGTCTATTCGACCTTTTCTTCTTTATTACGTCTTATGAATATCATCTGTTGGAATTGCAGAGGAGCGGGTGGTAAAGGTTTTCCCACTCTTATCagggatttgaggagaaattaTGAAGCTCATCTGATCATTTTACTTGAGACCCACATCAGTGGGGACCGGGgtaaaattattagaaataaaataggGTTTGATAGCTGCTGTGTGGAAGAGGTTAGGGGCCATTCGGGAGGTATTTGAGTTTTGTGGGATTCCCATTACTGGAAAGTGGAGGCTATTCAGCAACATATTCAGTTTATTCATTTGAGAATTGAAGGTAGAGATTCTATGCCCTGGATGCTAACGGCTATCTATGGGAGTCCTCAGAGATTGATGTGTAAGTCACTTTGGGATAATCTTCGAGATCTTCGGAATTCTATTGATCTTCCTTGGTGCACCATTGGCGACTTTAATGCCATCTTACACAGTTATGAAAAAAGGGGAGGAGCTCCTTCTCAAAGTGGTGATGCTTGCCCCGATTTTATATCTTGCGTCTCGGATGTAGGCCTTTTGGATTTGGGTTTCTCTGGCTTTCCCTTTACTTGGAAAAGAGGTAACTTGTTTGAACGCCTGGATAGAGCTCTTAGCGATATTGATTGGCAAATTAAATTTCCTGAAGCTTCCATTAAACATTTACCTTCTTTAAAGTCCGACCACTCCCCCATTTATCTTCAACTTTCTCCTGTTGCTCTCCCCAACAGGAGAAGACGTCCTTTTCGCTTCTTGGCAGCTTGGTTAAATCATCCAGATTTCGATAATCTGGTCTCCAATAACTGGAGGGTCCAAGAATCTTGGAGTAATGGTGTTGAGAATTTTAAAAGCTCTCTGAAGACGTGGAATTCTGAGGTTTTTGGAGATATTAACAGAAAAAAAGTCAAGGATTCTTAGAAGGCTTCAGGGTATAAATATCAGTTTGAATAATAGAAATAACAAGTTTCTTGAAAAACTTCAAAAAGACTTGTGGGCTGATTATGAGGTCATCCTAGAGCAGGAAGAACTGTTGTGGTTCCAAAAGTCCAGATGCAACTGGATTGAATTCGGAGATCGAAACACCAAGTTTTTTCACGGCACAACTATGGCACGTAGAAGAAGGAACAGGATTGAGTCTCTACAAGATGATAACGGGGTTTGGATTACAGAATGCTCAGCTTTAGAAGACATGGCTACCTCCTTTTTTAAAAACTTATACACTGATGATATGGCTGACATTCCCTTTGTTCTGAGCAAAGCCTTTCCTATGTTGAGCAATGAAGAGCTAGAGAGTTTTGGTAGGAACATCTCGGCTGATGAAATTAAAGACTCTCTCTTTAGTATTGGGGCCCTCAAAGCACCGGGAAAAGATGGGATACAGGCAATTTTCTACCAGAATAAGTGGGATCTCATTGGTACAGACTTGTGTCAGCTTGTTCAAAATATCTTTCAGAATCCACAAAAGGTAAAAGATATTAATGAAACACTTATTACCCTCATACCTAAAGTGGAACCCGTAATGAACCTGAAGCAGATGCGTCCCATCAGCTTGTGCAATGTCTCTTACAAAATTATTACCAAGATCCTGGCCAGAAGACTCAGAGGTATCATGGGTAAGTTGACGCAACCTACTCAATGCAGTTTCGTCCCTGGAAGACAAAGCTCCGATAACATTGTTATCGCACAGGAGGTTATCCATTCCATGAAAAGCAAAAAAGGTAAAAAGGGATGGATGGCAATCAAAATTGACTTGGAGAAAGCTTACGATAGACTAAAATGGAGCTTCATTGAAGATACTCTCGAGGATATTGGTATGCCTGATCATTTTATTAGCCTGGTTTATGCGTGCATTTCCACTGCTCGTATGAGAGTGCTCTGGAACGGAGAAGCCCTTGATGAATTTTTGCCTTCTAGAGGTATTCGCCAAGGAGATCCGTTATCTCCATACATCTTTGTGTTGTGCATTGAGAGGCTCTCCCAACTCATTAGTGTGGCTGTTGATATGGAAGTGT is a window from the Arachis stenosperma cultivar V10309 chromosome 3, arast.V10309.gnm1.PFL2, whole genome shotgun sequence genome containing:
- the LOC130965431 gene encoding uncharacterized protein LOC130965431 → MGNILNIEYEGLHLICFSCGKYGHRADQCSEGVATKDVQPRTGVSGEPTVDMESHDLCDNQGMKESQDNNSRLNQDPPDFGPWMMVRRQVRKKQGRISSDLTKSVPSNNNLLIVEDATDDIRQKVEGGSMFDILNVEENNCQNEPCENLCSQATMQVGLDPKEAQERPIKSNLGQKKVLRPGASKNPQANKKNPTIRIGPILPKKGFKTKAKVQEKNSILPEASVVMQNRISSSRNPETELKEKEILNRMREIEKQQWEAFDMTKRVNVLFEDNIAKSEFMCDHSSKRPLSVKMKGKNVEVESPKKPPDLSTGVPGAGGKGFPTLIRDLRRNYEAHLIILLETHISGDRGKIIRNKIGFDSCCVEEVRGHSGGRDSMPWMLTAIYGSPQRLMCKSLWDNLRDLRNSIDLPWCTIGDFNAILHSYEKRGGAPSQSGDACPDFISCVSDVGLLDLGFSGFPFTWKRGNLFERLDRALSDIDWQIKFPEASIKHLPSLKSDHSPIYLQLSPVALPNRRRRPFRFLAAWLNHPDFDNLVSNNWRVQESWSNGVENFKSSLKTWNSEVFGDINRKKVKDS